A DNA window from Streptomyces canus contains the following coding sequences:
- a CDS encoding VOC family protein has translation MELAQVRLLVTDFAACYRFYGEVLGLKPQSGATGGPYEKFSPATGSAGIALQDRSMMAEVLGELGDTATGHRSLVVLRVDDLDTYCEQIASRGATLLHGPSPMTDRMRVAHLKDPEGNLVELQEWLLLRG, from the coding sequence GTGGAACTCGCCCAAGTACGCCTGCTCGTCACCGACTTCGCCGCCTGCTACCGCTTCTACGGCGAGGTCCTCGGCCTCAAGCCCCAGTCGGGGGCGACGGGCGGGCCGTACGAGAAGTTCAGCCCCGCCACCGGCTCCGCGGGCATCGCCCTGCAGGACCGGTCGATGATGGCGGAGGTCCTCGGTGAACTGGGCGACACGGCCACCGGCCACCGCTCCCTGGTCGTGCTCCGCGTCGACGACCTGGACACCTACTGCGAGCAGATCGCGTCCCGCGGTGCCACCCTGCTGCACGGCCCGTCCCCGATGACGGACCGGATGCGCGTCGCCCACCTCAAGGACCCGGAGGGCAACCTGGTGGAGCTGCAGGAGTGGCTGCTGCTGCGCGGCTGA
- a CDS encoding 16S rRNA (uracil(1498)-N(3))-methyltransferase: MTAPVFVVERFVEQTEPGSGGRYVLDGPEGRHAVSVKRLQPGEDVILTDGAGRWADCVVLGTEGKDRLIVQLDSVSEEPQAQPRITVVQALPKGDRGELAVETMTEVGVDAVVPWQAARCITQWKGDRGLKALAKWRATAREAGKQSRRVRFPEVADAATTKQVAALLAKADFAAVLHSDFDRGSEPLATAELPDEGEIVLVVGPEGGVAKDELALFEEAGARAYVLGPTVLRTSTAGTAATALLLGRTGRWS; this comes from the coding sequence ATGACCGCACCGGTGTTCGTCGTCGAGCGCTTCGTCGAGCAGACCGAGCCGGGGAGCGGCGGACGCTACGTTCTCGACGGCCCCGAAGGCCGCCACGCCGTCTCCGTGAAGCGGCTCCAGCCCGGCGAGGACGTCATCCTCACCGACGGGGCCGGGCGCTGGGCCGACTGCGTGGTGCTCGGCACCGAGGGCAAGGACCGGCTGATCGTCCAGCTCGACTCGGTGAGCGAGGAACCCCAGGCACAGCCCCGCATCACCGTCGTCCAGGCCCTCCCCAAGGGCGACCGCGGGGAACTCGCCGTCGAGACCATGACCGAGGTCGGCGTCGACGCCGTCGTGCCCTGGCAGGCCGCCCGCTGCATCACCCAGTGGAAGGGCGACCGGGGCCTGAAGGCGCTCGCCAAGTGGCGGGCCACCGCCCGCGAGGCCGGCAAGCAGTCCCGCCGGGTCCGCTTCCCGGAGGTCGCGGACGCGGCGACGACCAAACAGGTTGCCGCACTTCTCGCCAAAGCCGACTTCGCCGCCGTGCTCCACTCCGACTTCGACCGCGGCAGCGAGCCGCTGGCCACCGCCGAACTCCCCGACGAGGGCGAGATCGTACTGGTCGTCGGACCCGAAGGAGGCGTCGCCAAGGACGAGTTGGCGCTCTTCGAGGAGGCCGGTGCGCGCGCCTACGTCCTCGGGCCCACCGTGCTGCGTACCTCGACCGCCGGAACCGCGGCGACCGCTCTGCTCCTCGGCCGCACCGGCCGCTGGTCCTGA
- a CDS encoding nitronate monooxygenase, producing MSSALTGLFRHPIVQAPMAGGVSVPRLAAAVSEAGGLGFLAAGYKTADGLYQEIKQLRGLTGLPFGVNLFMPQPEYADPAAVEVYAHQLAGEATWYETELGDPDSGRDDGYDAKLAVLLDNPVPAASFHFGIPSSETLESLRRAGTFTLVTATTPEEALAVQYAGADAVIAQGVEAGGHQGTHRDLPEQDGSGLGLLSLVAQIRETVTIPIVAAGGIMRGSQIAAVLAAGASAAQLGTAFLATHESGAHDVHKQALTNPLYVRTELTRAFSGRPARGLVNRFLREHGPYAPAAYPEVHHLTAPLRKAAAKAKDAQGMALWAGQGHRMARELPAGQLVEILAAELDAARTALSGMGDLR from the coding sequence ATGTCCTCCGCGCTGACCGGTCTCTTCCGTCATCCGATCGTGCAGGCCCCCATGGCGGGCGGCGTCTCCGTGCCGCGGCTCGCCGCCGCCGTGTCCGAGGCGGGCGGGCTCGGGTTCCTCGCCGCCGGGTACAAGACGGCCGACGGGTTGTACCAGGAGATCAAGCAGCTGCGCGGGCTGACCGGGCTGCCCTTCGGGGTCAACCTGTTCATGCCGCAACCCGAGTACGCCGACCCCGCGGCCGTCGAGGTCTACGCCCATCAGCTCGCCGGCGAGGCCACCTGGTACGAGACCGAGCTCGGCGACCCCGACAGCGGCCGTGACGACGGCTACGACGCCAAGCTCGCCGTACTCCTCGACAACCCCGTGCCGGCGGCCTCCTTCCACTTCGGCATCCCGAGCAGCGAGACCCTGGAGTCGCTGCGCCGCGCCGGCACCTTCACCCTCGTCACCGCGACCACGCCCGAAGAGGCCCTCGCCGTGCAGTACGCGGGCGCCGACGCCGTCATCGCGCAGGGCGTGGAGGCCGGCGGTCACCAGGGCACCCACCGGGACCTCCCCGAGCAGGACGGCTCCGGCCTCGGACTCCTCTCCCTCGTCGCCCAGATCCGAGAGACGGTGACCATCCCGATCGTCGCCGCCGGCGGCATCATGCGCGGCAGCCAGATCGCCGCCGTCCTGGCCGCAGGCGCGAGCGCGGCCCAGCTCGGCACGGCGTTCCTCGCCACACACGAGTCCGGCGCCCACGACGTGCACAAGCAGGCGCTGACCAACCCCCTCTACGTCCGCACCGAGCTGACCCGCGCCTTCTCCGGCAGACCGGCTCGTGGCCTGGTCAACCGTTTCCTGCGCGAGCACGGACCGTACGCGCCCGCCGCCTACCCCGAGGTCCACCACCTCACCGCCCCGCTCAGGAAGGCCGCCGCCAAGGCCAAGGACGCCCAGGGCATGGCGCTGTGGGCGGGCCAGGGGCACCGGATGGCACGCGAGCTGCCCGCGGGACAGCTGGTGGAGATACTCGCCGCCGAACTCGACGCCGCCAGGACAGCGTTGTCAGGCATGGGGGACCTGCGATGA
- the dnaJ gene encoding molecular chaperone DnaJ, with amino-acid sequence MATDYYAVLGVRRDASQDEIKKAFRRLARELHPDVNPDPKTQERFKEINAAYEVLSDPQKKQVYDLGGDPLSQAGGGGAGGFGAGGFGNFSDIMDAFFGTASQRGPRSRTRRGQDAMIRLEIELDEAAFGTTKDIQVDTAIVCTTCSGEGAAPGTSAQTCDMCRGRGEVSQVTRSFLGQVMTSRPCPQCQGFGTVVPTPCPECAGDGRVRSRRTLTVKIPAGVDNGTRIQLAGEGEVGPGGGPAGDLYVEIHELPHSQFQRRGDDLHCTVTLPMTAASLGTKVPLETLDGMEEVDIRPGTQSGQSIPLHSRGVTHLRGGGRGDLIVHVEVQTPTKLDPEQERLLRELAKLRGEERPTGQFQPGQQGLFSRLKDAFNGRT; translated from the coding sequence GTGGCCACGGACTACTACGCCGTTCTCGGCGTGCGCCGCGACGCGTCGCAGGATGAGATCAAGAAGGCGTTCCGTCGGCTCGCGCGCGAGCTGCACCCGGACGTCAACCCGGATCCGAAGACGCAGGAGCGGTTCAAGGAGATCAACGCCGCCTACGAGGTGTTGTCGGACCCGCAGAAGAAGCAGGTCTACGACCTCGGCGGCGACCCGCTCTCGCAGGCCGGCGGCGGTGGCGCGGGCGGCTTCGGGGCCGGTGGGTTCGGGAACTTCTCGGACATCATGGACGCGTTCTTCGGCACGGCGTCGCAGCGGGGTCCGCGCTCGCGCACGCGGCGCGGCCAGGACGCGATGATCCGTCTCGAGATCGAGCTCGACGAGGCGGCCTTCGGCACGACGAAGGACATCCAGGTCGACACGGCGATCGTCTGCACCACCTGCAGTGGTGAGGGCGCGGCGCCGGGGACCTCCGCCCAGACGTGTGACATGTGCCGCGGCCGCGGTGAGGTGTCGCAGGTGACGCGGTCCTTCCTGGGCCAGGTCATGACGTCCCGGCCGTGCCCGCAGTGCCAGGGCTTCGGCACCGTGGTCCCGACCCCGTGCCCGGAGTGCGCCGGCGACGGCCGGGTCCGCTCGCGCCGCACACTGACCGTGAAGATCCCGGCCGGCGTGGACAACGGCACGCGGATCCAGCTCGCGGGTGAGGGCGAGGTCGGTCCCGGTGGCGGTCCCGCCGGTGACCTCTACGTCGAGATCCACGAACTCCCGCACTCGCAGTTCCAGCGGCGCGGCGACGATCTGCACTGCACGGTCACCCTCCCGATGACGGCCGCGTCGCTCGGCACGAAGGTGCCGCTGGAGACGCTGGACGGCATGGAGGAGGTCGACATCCGGCCCGGTACCCAGTCCGGCCAGTCGATCCCGCTGCACAGCCGGGGCGTCACCCACCTGCGCGGCGGCGGCCGGGGCGACCTCATCGTCCACGTCGAGGTCCAGACCCCGACCAAGCTGGACCCCGAGCAGGAGCGCCTCCTGCGCGAGCTGGCGAAGCTGCGCGGCGAGGAACGGCCCACGGGGCAGTTCCAGCCGGGTCAGCAGGGGCTGTTCTCCCGGTTGAAGGATGCGTTCAACGGTCGTACCTGA
- the hrcA gene encoding heat-inducible transcriptional repressor HrcA, which produces MLSERRLQVLRAIVQDYVGTEEPVGSKALTERHNLGVSPATVRNDMAALEDEGFIAQPHTSAGRIPTDKGYRLFVDKLAGVKPMTAPERRAIQNFLDGAVDLDDVVARTVRLLAQLTRQVAVVQYPSLTRSTVRHVELLSLAPARVMLVLITDTGRVEQRMVDCPAPFGEASLADLRARLNSRVAGRRFADVPRLVEDLPEGFDVEDRGTVTTVLSTLLETLVEENEERLMIGGTANLTRFGHDFPLTIRPVLEALEEQVVLLKLLGEAGDSGMTVRIGHENAYEGLNSTSVVSVGYGSGNEAVAKLGVVGPTRMDYPGTMGAVRAVARYVGQILAES; this is translated from the coding sequence ATGCTGAGTGAACGCAGGCTCCAGGTGCTGCGCGCCATCGTCCAGGACTACGTCGGCACCGAGGAGCCGGTCGGGTCGAAGGCCCTGACCGAGCGGCACAACCTCGGCGTCTCCCCGGCGACCGTCCGCAACGACATGGCGGCCCTGGAGGACGAGGGGTTCATCGCCCAGCCGCACACCAGTGCCGGGCGGATCCCGACCGACAAGGGCTATCGGCTGTTCGTCGACAAGCTGGCGGGCGTCAAGCCGATGACCGCGCCCGAGCGGCGCGCGATCCAGAACTTCCTCGACGGCGCCGTCGACCTCGACGACGTCGTGGCCCGGACCGTGCGGCTGCTCGCGCAGCTGACCCGGCAGGTCGCCGTCGTGCAGTACCCGTCCCTCACCCGCTCGACCGTGCGGCATGTGGAACTGCTCTCGCTCGCCCCCGCGCGCGTGATGCTCGTGCTGATCACGGACACCGGCCGGGTCGAGCAGCGCATGGTCGACTGCCCGGCGCCCTTCGGGGAGGCCTCGCTCGCCGATCTGCGGGCCCGGCTCAACAGCCGGGTCGCGGGACGGCGGTTCGCCGATGTGCCGCGACTGGTCGAGGACCTGCCCGAAGGCTTCGACGTCGAGGACAGGGGTACGGTCACGACAGTGCTCTCCACCCTCCTGGAGACACTCGTCGAGGAGAACGAGGAGCGGCTGATGATCGGCGGCACCGCCAATCTCACCCGCTTCGGACATGACTTTCCCCTCACCATCCGGCCCGTCCTGGAGGCCCTGGAGGAGCAGGTCGTCCTCCTCAAACTCCTTGGCGAGGCGGGGGATTCGGGCATGACCGTACGCATCGGTCACGAGAACGCCTACGAGGGACTCAACTCCACTTCAGTGGTGTCGGTCGGCTACGGTTCGGGCAACGAGGCAGTCGCCAAGCTCGGCGTGGTCGGACCGACCCGCATGGATTACCCGGGAACGATGGGAGCGGTACGCGCAGTGGCACGGTACGTCGGACAGATCCTGGCGGAGTCGTAA
- a CDS encoding MBL fold metallo-hydrolase, giving the protein MTVTWEELGWERVATGVGRCRLPGWDCTAGLVIGEGTALLIDSGSGLAEGARLRAQAEELAGHRVTHLALTHPHFDHVFGAAAFAGAEVFGAVGAETVLRGRLGRAELRADAVRNGLDPAMADEAVDALVSPRHHVCGEWTLDLGGGRQVLLANVGPGHTAHDLAVLVPGSPEVVFCGDLVEESGEPQAGPDAVPPHWPAALDRLLELGGEDALYVPGHGAVVDAAFVRAQRDALAARFGVSS; this is encoded by the coding sequence ATGACGGTGACTTGGGAAGAGCTCGGGTGGGAGCGGGTCGCGACCGGGGTGGGGCGGTGCCGGCTGCCCGGCTGGGACTGCACGGCGGGCCTGGTGATCGGCGAGGGCACGGCCCTGCTGATCGATTCCGGCTCCGGCCTCGCGGAGGGCGCCCGCCTGCGCGCACAGGCCGAGGAACTCGCCGGTCATCGTGTGACCCATCTCGCGCTCACCCACCCCCACTTCGACCATGTCTTCGGGGCGGCGGCGTTCGCCGGCGCGGAGGTGTTCGGCGCGGTGGGTGCGGAGACGGTGCTGAGGGGACGGCTGGGACGTGCGGAGCTGCGGGCGGACGCGGTGCGCAACGGGCTGGACCCGGCGATGGCCGACGAGGCGGTGGACGCCCTCGTCTCTCCCCGGCATCACGTCTGCGGCGAGTGGACGCTCGACCTCGGCGGCGGCCGCCAGGTGCTGCTCGCGAACGTCGGCCCCGGCCACACCGCCCACGACCTCGCCGTCCTCGTCCCCGGTTCCCCGGAGGTCGTCTTCTGCGGCGACCTGGTCGAGGAGTCGGGCGAACCGCAGGCGGGCCCGGACGCCGTACCGCCGCACTGGCCCGCCGCGCTGGACCGACTGCTGGAGCTGGGCGGCGAGGACGCGCTGTACGTGCCCGGTCACGGAGCGGTGGTGGACGCGGCGTTCGTCCGGGCACAACGGGACGCGCTGGCGGCCCGCTTCGGCGTGTCGTCATGA
- a CDS encoding DUF3097 domain-containing protein: MRQYSADLTPPWKKPKAVPEVPAEPGLVVEEPGTGFCGAVIRCEAGTVTLEDRFGKHRVFPLEPRGFLLEGRVVTLVKPSGASGASVRPTRTASGSVAVPGARARVARAGRIYVEGRHDAELVEKVWGDDLRIEGVVVEYLSGVDDLPSIVAEFAPGPDARLGVLVDHLLPGTKEWRIAQEVTSEHALVVGHPYIDIWEAVKPSSLGIEAWPRVPHGQDWKTGVCRALGWPSQNTGAVWQAILKRVGSYKDLEPELLGRVEELIDFVTAP; this comes from the coding sequence ATGCGCCAGTACTCCGCCGACCTGACCCCTCCGTGGAAGAAGCCCAAGGCGGTGCCGGAGGTCCCCGCCGAGCCCGGTCTGGTGGTCGAGGAGCCGGGGACGGGCTTCTGCGGCGCGGTGATCCGCTGCGAGGCGGGCACGGTGACGCTGGAGGACCGCTTCGGCAAGCACCGGGTGTTCCCGCTGGAGCCGCGCGGTTTCCTCCTGGAGGGCCGGGTGGTCACGTTGGTGAAGCCGTCAGGCGCTTCGGGCGCTTCTGTACGACCCACCCGTACCGCGTCCGGCTCGGTGGCCGTCCCCGGCGCCCGCGCGCGCGTGGCCCGCGCGGGCCGTATCTACGTCGAGGGCCGCCACGACGCGGAACTGGTGGAGAAGGTCTGGGGCGACGACCTGCGCATCGAGGGCGTGGTCGTGGAGTACCTGTCGGGCGTGGACGACCTCCCGTCGATCGTGGCCGAATTCGCGCCGGGCCCGGACGCCCGCCTCGGGGTCCTGGTCGACCACCTGCTCCCCGGCACGAAGGAGTGGCGCATCGCACAGGAGGTGACCAGCGAACACGCCCTGGTCGTCGGCCATCCGTACATCGACATCTGGGAGGCGGTGAAGCCGTCGTCCCTGGGCATAGAGGCGTGGCCCCGGGTACCGCACGGCCAGGACTGGAAGACGGGCGTGTGCCGGGCGCTGGGCTGGCCGTCGCAGAACACGGGCGCGGTGTGGCAGGCGATCCTGAAGCGGGTGGGCTCCTACAAGGATCTGGAGCCGGAGCTGCTGGGCCGGGTGGAGGAACTGATCGACTTCGTGACGGCGCCCTAG
- the hemW gene encoding radical SAM family heme chaperone HemW: protein MPSALPDGEPVPDDGSLPASALTGSADRPLGFYLHVPYCATRCGYCDFNTYTATELRGSGGVLASRDNYAETLIDEIRLARKVLGDDPRPVRTVFVGGGTPTLLAAGDLVRMLGAIRDEFGLAPDAEVTTEANPESVDPAYLAELREGGFNRVSFGMQSARQHVLKVLDRTHTPGRPEACVAEARAAGFSHVNLDLIYGTPGESDDDWRASLEAAIGAGPDHVSAYALIVEEGTQLARRIRRGEVPMTDDDVHADRYLIADSVLAEAGFDWYEVSNWATSEAGRCLHNELYWRGADWWGAGPGAHSHVGGVRWWNVKHPGAYAAALASGKSPGAGRELLSDEDRRVERILLELRLREGAPLSLLREEGLAASRRALGEGLLEETPYEEGRAVLTLRGRLLADAVVRDLVD from the coding sequence ATGCCTTCCGCACTCCCCGACGGCGAACCCGTCCCCGACGACGGCTCACTGCCCGCGTCCGCGCTCACCGGGTCCGCCGACCGCCCTCTCGGCTTCTATCTGCACGTCCCGTACTGCGCGACCCGCTGCGGCTACTGCGACTTCAACACCTACACCGCGACCGAGCTGCGAGGTTCGGGCGGGGTGCTGGCCTCCCGCGACAACTACGCGGAGACGCTGATCGACGAGATCCGCCTGGCGCGGAAGGTCCTCGGCGACGACCCGCGCCCGGTCCGCACGGTGTTCGTCGGCGGCGGCACGCCCACGCTGCTGGCCGCCGGGGATCTCGTACGGATGCTGGGGGCGATCCGTGACGAGTTCGGGCTGGCCCCGGACGCGGAGGTGACGACCGAGGCGAACCCGGAGTCGGTGGACCCGGCGTACCTGGCCGAGCTGCGGGAGGGCGGCTTCAACCGGGTGTCCTTCGGGATGCAGAGCGCGCGGCAGCATGTGCTGAAGGTGCTGGACCGCACGCACACCCCGGGGCGGCCGGAGGCGTGCGTGGCGGAGGCGCGGGCGGCGGGGTTCTCGCATGTCAACCTGGATCTGATCTATGGCACGCCCGGGGAGTCGGACGACGACTGGCGGGCGTCCCTGGAGGCGGCGATCGGGGCCGGACCGGATCACGTGTCGGCGTACGCGCTGATCGTCGAGGAGGGCACCCAGCTGGCTCGCCGTATCCGTCGGGGCGAGGTGCCGATGACGGACGACGACGTGCACGCGGACCGGTATCTGATCGCGGACTCGGTGCTGGCGGAGGCCGGGTTCGACTGGTACGAGGTGTCGAACTGGGCCACGTCCGAGGCGGGCCGGTGCCTGCACAACGAGCTGTACTGGCGGGGCGCGGACTGGTGGGGAGCCGGGCCCGGGGCGCACTCGCACGTCGGCGGGGTGCGCTGGTGGAACGTGAAGCATCCCGGGGCGTACGCGGCGGCGCTGGCTTCCGGGAAGTCTCCGGGAGCGGGGCGTGAGCTCTTGTCGGACGAGGACCGGCGGGTCGAGCGGATTCTGCTGGAGCTGCGGCTGCGGGAGGGGGCGCCGCTGTCGCTGCTGCGCGAGGAGGGTCTGGCCGCTTCTCGGCGGGCGCTGGGGGAGGGGCTGCTCGAGGAGACGCCCTACGAGGAGGGCCGGGCTGTGCTGACGCTGCGGGGACGGTTGCTGGCGGACGCGGTGGTGCGGGACCTGGTGGACTGA
- a CDS encoding ATP-binding SpoIIE family protein phosphatase has protein sequence MGAIPAQRESVAGASDVPTRDGDALPHAPAHAHAAFPGGPLAPGSARALLRATFTEWAELALPGTEFLTDRQTDDAVVVVSELVTNAVIHAGTDVELDCRLEAHTGALVVEVLDHHPSRAPRDGDPEPSYGTPEYGRGLRLVAALAETWGITYRTGAKTVWAQLPAGGKEALDGIQAYAGDRARDRALRVAGILAPESPPFRAPVPPAPAARGEHDWDWLNRGALSFLAEASDLLAGQLDENLVAALAGQLIVPRLADWCAVWLEDEVAGRWGSLRQGEAESGTGWGEGGVSGPRLARVWHCSETRIEDLRQALEKEPPGTSGPDHPGPVPFPWPGVALGPHGTHGSALAYRLTAGGRPLGTLVIGRAGLVSFPDEITGLVEDLSRRVALAIGAARQYARQATISAVLQRGLLPGAVAEIPGVRSALVYEPCDKGGPSGDFYDLFPAGDGRWCFAVGDVQGKGPEAAVVIGLARPWLRLLAREGYRVADVLDRLNQLLLDDATEAADAAARALASAGGRPMNPGDGPQTRFLSLLYGELAPFDGGVRCTLASAGHPLPLLLGSGGEVRTAARPQTLLGVVEDETYTSETFELRPGDSLLCVTDGVTERRSGSRQFDDEDGLADALAGCAGLDAELIAERIKRLVHEFGARPPEDDLALLVLQAE, from the coding sequence ATGGGGGCCATTCCTGCGCAACGGGAGTCCGTTGCCGGTGCGTCCGACGTGCCGACGCGCGACGGCGACGCGCTCCCGCACGCACCGGCGCACGCCCACGCCGCCTTTCCCGGCGGTCCGCTCGCCCCTGGCTCGGCGCGGGCCCTGCTACGGGCCACGTTCACCGAATGGGCCGAACTCGCCCTGCCCGGCACCGAGTTCCTCACCGACCGGCAGACCGACGACGCCGTGGTCGTGGTCAGCGAGCTCGTCACCAACGCCGTCATCCACGCGGGCACCGACGTCGAGCTCGACTGCCGCCTGGAGGCGCACACCGGTGCCCTCGTCGTCGAGGTCCTCGACCACCATCCCTCGCGCGCCCCTCGCGACGGTGACCCAGAACCGTCGTACGGCACACCGGAGTACGGGCGCGGGCTGCGCCTGGTCGCCGCGCTCGCCGAGACCTGGGGCATCACCTACCGCACGGGCGCCAAGACCGTGTGGGCGCAGCTGCCGGCCGGAGGCAAGGAGGCCCTCGACGGGATCCAGGCGTACGCCGGGGACCGCGCACGTGACCGGGCGCTGCGGGTCGCCGGGATACTCGCCCCGGAGTCGCCCCCGTTCCGGGCCCCGGTCCCGCCCGCGCCCGCCGCTCGCGGTGAGCACGACTGGGACTGGCTGAATCGCGGTGCGCTGTCCTTCCTCGCCGAGGCCTCCGACCTGCTCGCCGGCCAGCTCGACGAGAACCTGGTGGCCGCCCTCGCCGGCCAGCTGATCGTGCCGCGACTGGCCGACTGGTGCGCGGTGTGGCTGGAGGACGAGGTCGCCGGGCGCTGGGGGTCCCTTCGTCAGGGTGAGGCCGAGAGCGGGACCGGCTGGGGCGAGGGCGGTGTGTCCGGGCCCCGGCTGGCCCGGGTCTGGCACTGCTCCGAGACCCGGATCGAGGATCTGCGGCAGGCGCTGGAGAAGGAGCCGCCGGGCACCTCGGGGCCGGACCATCCCGGGCCGGTGCCGTTCCCCTGGCCCGGTGTGGCACTGGGTCCGCACGGCACACACGGCTCCGCGCTCGCCTACCGCCTCACGGCAGGCGGCCGCCCGCTGGGCACCCTGGTCATCGGCCGGGCCGGGCTGGTCTCCTTCCCCGACGAGATCACCGGGCTCGTCGAGGACCTCAGCCGCCGGGTGGCGCTCGCCATCGGCGCGGCCCGCCAGTACGCGCGCCAGGCCACCATCAGCGCGGTGCTCCAGCGCGGTCTGCTGCCCGGCGCGGTCGCCGAGATCCCCGGGGTGCGCAGCGCCCTGGTGTACGAGCCCTGCGACAAGGGCGGGCCCAGCGGCGACTTCTACGATCTCTTCCCGGCCGGTGACGGCCGCTGGTGCTTCGCCGTCGGTGACGTCCAGGGCAAGGGCCCCGAGGCCGCCGTGGTCATCGGACTCGCCCGGCCCTGGCTCCGGCTGCTGGCCCGCGAGGGCTACCGCGTCGCCGACGTCCTCGACCGCCTCAACCAGCTGCTCCTCGACGACGCGACAGAGGCCGCGGACGCGGCGGCCCGGGCCCTGGCCTCCGCGGGCGGCCGCCCCATGAACCCCGGCGACGGCCCGCAGACCCGCTTCCTGTCCCTCCTCTACGGCGAGCTCGCGCCCTTCGACGGCGGAGTGCGCTGCACCCTCGCCTCCGCCGGGCATCCGCTGCCGCTGCTGCTCGGATCGGGTGGCGAGGTCCGTACGGCCGCGCGGCCGCAGACCCTGCTCGGGGTCGTCGAGGACGAGACGTACACCAGTGAGACCTTCGAGCTGCGGCCCGGCGACAGCCTGCTGTGTGTCACCGACGGGGTGACCGAGCGGCGCAGCGGCTCCCGGCAGTTCGACGACGAGGACGGGCTCGCGGACGCGCTGGCCGGGTGCGCGGGGCTGGACGCCGAGCTGATCGCGGAGCGGATCAAGCGGCTGGTCCACGAGTTCGGGGCGCGGCCGCCGGAGGACGATCTGGCGCTGCTGGTGCTGCAGGCGGAGTAG